In Hoplias malabaricus isolate fHopMal1 chromosome 18, fHopMal1.hap1, whole genome shotgun sequence, the genomic window GGAATAACATTGATGTATTACTTAAGGAGTAGTAATTGGAGAAAAATATAACCAATCCTGTGAATGGGAGGGTTCAAACCCTTTTATGGTTCAAATCCATAAAAAGCAGTGGAAATGGATCAGTGCATGAATGTTGAAATATGAACATCATGGCACATGAggaaaacatcacagttcagtACTGCTTTCCTGAAAACAACTCGTCTTGCAGAAAAGAGGTCCGAACAGGCCctgcttatatatttattttcattcttctttcatgtgtatctgtgtgcactgtgtttctgaacctgctggtgatcatctccatctctcacttcaagcagctccacagtccaaccaacctgctcatcctctctctggctgtggctgatctttTCGTGGGACTGGTTGTAATGCCTGTGAATATAATGCAACTGATGGACTCCTGTTGGTACCTTGGAAAAGTGGGAtgctatatttctccaataatCAATTTCCTCTCACTGTCTGCATCTCTCTTCAGCTTGATTTTAATTGCAGTAGATCGGTACATTGCTGTCAGTGATCCTCTACTCTATTCCACCAGAATCTCAGTGTGTAAAATGTCTGTGTTTATAATCCTAGGTTGGTCTTTCAGTCTATTTTATGTCATCATCTACCTGTACTTTAATGACCATTTCCATCAATCTCAGATAAGATGCTATGGAGAGTGTGTCTTGGTCATAAAATACACCTGGGTCATAATTGACCTggtattttttttcataactcCTTGCTCTCTTATACTGATATTATActccatcatttttaaaattgcaAGAAATCAAGCTAAAGCTGTCAGAGCTGTGACCAGTGGTGTCTCAAATAGTCAAAGAGACAAAGTTTCGAAATCGT contains:
- the LOC136674429 gene encoding trace amine-associated receptor 13c-like; translation: MNIMAHEENITVQYCFPENNSSCRKEVRTGPAYIFIFILLSCVSVCTVFLNLLVIISISHFKQLHSPTNLLILSLAVADLFVGLVVMPVNIMQLMDSCWYLGKVGCYISPIINFLSLSASLFSLILIAVDRYIAVSDPLLYSTRISVCKMSVFIILGWSFSLFYVIIYLYFNDHFHQSQIRCYGECVLVIKYTWVIIDLVFFFITPCSLILILYSIIFKIARNQAKAVRAVTSGVSNSQRDKVSKSSETKAAKKLGIVIFVYLACWVPVFISSLTAESVTSVSVIWTIFGWLNYMNSSVNPLIYAIFYAWFRVSVKYIVSCRIFESSSSRFNLFPEHH